In Hahella sp. KA22, one genomic interval encodes:
- the pspA gene encoding phage shock protein PspA, whose amino-acid sequence MGIFSRFGDIINANLTALLDRAEDPAKMIRMMIQEMEETLIEVRTTSARVIADRKELERRMDYLRQESENWEGKARLALSKNREDLARAALAEKSAIEENLQIAGKELKAIEEQLEVLHEEIAQLQQKLDDAKAKQKSLVVREQTARSRMDIRRSSNRDKLEEAFNKFEAYERKMDDLEAQVESYDLGRTGSLMDEFSELERNDKVELALAELKARMDADNGSKN is encoded by the coding sequence ATGGGTATTTTCTCTCGTTTCGGCGACATCATTAATGCAAACCTGACCGCTCTGCTCGATCGCGCGGAAGATCCCGCCAAAATGATTCGCATGATGATTCAGGAAATGGAGGAAACGCTGATCGAAGTGCGCACCACCTCCGCCCGGGTCATAGCGGACCGTAAAGAATTGGAACGGCGCATGGATTACCTGCGTCAGGAATCCGAAAACTGGGAAGGCAAAGCCCGCCTGGCCCTGAGTAAAAACCGCGAAGACCTCGCCCGCGCCGCCCTGGCGGAAAAAAGCGCCATCGAAGAAAACCTGCAGATCGCCGGCAAAGAGTTGAAAGCCATCGAGGAACAACTCGAAGTGCTGCACGAAGAAATCGCCCAACTGCAGCAGAAACTGGACGACGCTAAAGCCAAGCAGAAATCCCTGGTGGTGCGCGAGCAAACCGCCCGCTCCCGCATGGATATCCGTCGCTCCAGCAATCGGGATAAACTGGAGGAGGCCTTCAACAAATTTGAGGCCTACGAGCGCAAAATGGATGACCTGGAAGCCCAGGTGGAATCCTATGATCTCGGCCGCACCGGCTCTCTGATGGATGAGTTTTCCGAGCTGGAGCGCAACGATAAGGTTGAGCTGGCGCTTGCCGAATTGAAGGCGCGCATGGATGCCGATAACGGGAGTAAAAACTAA
- a CDS encoding DUF4123 domain-containing protein: MKEIPCFQQLQHSCPGYRHYYALADCAIDDSIYQAILRSDNDSMCLFRDVGSTLRAASPHLIELGANTFTQWYFHKGWGRNWGIFIASYKPIQALAHHFRKLNRVLGPNNEKWLFRYYSPNILREFLPICDQEQLERIMGDIGSFWMEDKDDAYSLCYQRNFKNLRQTRQSLDSASFEQTDITLSSAHSASNNDTYLKITQYQHERLAEIPRRKFIYKLATDFKDCYPQRLQCYNLNTLQKRVETALNQMNILGLKARHEAYYYIYACITFGWDFLSNPEYAWIRKRFIDNWELGSKSSRVEALYRFCRSLPTQKEALSL, translated from the coding sequence ATGAAAGAAATCCCTTGCTTTCAGCAGTTGCAACATAGTTGTCCTGGTTATCGTCACTATTATGCACTGGCGGACTGCGCTATAGACGACTCAATTTATCAAGCAATTCTACGTAGCGATAACGATAGCATGTGTCTCTTTCGCGATGTCGGAAGCACATTACGTGCAGCATCACCCCACCTGATCGAACTTGGCGCAAATACATTCACACAATGGTATTTTCATAAAGGCTGGGGAAGAAACTGGGGGATATTCATTGCTAGCTATAAACCAATCCAAGCCTTAGCCCATCACTTTAGAAAACTCAACCGGGTACTCGGGCCTAATAATGAAAAGTGGCTGTTTCGTTATTACTCCCCTAACATCTTACGTGAATTCTTACCTATCTGTGATCAAGAACAGTTAGAAAGGATTATGGGGGATATTGGATCTTTCTGGATGGAAGATAAAGACGACGCTTATTCGTTATGCTACCAGCGCAATTTCAAAAACCTTCGTCAAACAAGACAAAGTCTTGATAGCGCCTCGTTTGAGCAAACCGATATAACTCTCTCATCAGCACATTCCGCTAGCAACAACGATACCTATCTAAAAATCACCCAATACCAACATGAGCGCCTAGCTGAAATTCCCCGACGAAAGTTTATATATAAACTAGCAACAGACTTTAAAGATTGCTATCCACAACGTCTGCAGTGTTATAACCTGAATACATTACAAAAGCGTGTTGAAACGGCCTTAAATCAAATGAATATATTAGGCTTGAAAGCACGCCATGAAGCTTACTACTACATATATGCTTGCATAACTTTCGGTTGGGACTTTCTCTCGAACCCTGAATACGCCTGGATCAGAAAGCGTTTTATTGATAATTGGGAGCTAGGCTCAAAGAGTTCCCGAGTTGAAGCGCTATACCGCTTTTGCCGCAGCCTCCCCACACAAAAGGAGGCGCTATCACTATGA
- a CDS encoding DUF2165 family protein, with the protein MYTRYSKIALVWAAALFATLVAFNNLTDYGSNFAFVSHVLSMDTTFPDNQGMWRALTSPMIHHGAYALIIATESLVAILCWMGGYRLLRSAKDTERFNQAKGLAIVGLTLGVILWFTGFIAVGGEWFLMWQSKIWNGQQGAFRFTVILGVTMIYLNMPDTNTQS; encoded by the coding sequence ATGTACACACGATATTCCAAAATCGCCCTAGTGTGGGCCGCCGCGTTATTCGCCACCCTGGTGGCTTTCAACAACCTGACGGACTACGGCTCCAATTTCGCCTTTGTCTCCCATGTGTTAAGCATGGACACCACCTTCCCGGATAATCAGGGCATGTGGCGCGCGCTGACTTCTCCCATGATTCACCACGGCGCATACGCTCTGATCATCGCGACAGAATCTTTGGTTGCGATTCTGTGCTGGATGGGCGGCTACCGTCTGCTCAGAAGCGCGAAAGACACGGAACGCTTCAATCAAGCCAAAGGACTGGCCATTGTGGGCCTGACCCTGGGCGTGATCCTCTGGTTCACCGGCTTTATCGCTGTCGGCGGGGAATGGTTTTTGATGTGGCAGTCCAAGATCTGGAATGGACAACAAGGCGCCTTTCGCTTCACGGTTATTCTTGGCGTCACTATGATCTATCTCAATATGCCGGACACAAATACACAGTCTTGA
- a CDS encoding GNAT family N-acetyltransferase, with the protein MDCRLLTWDDLDALFEFELTNRTWFEAHIEPRPDGFYTRRGVEGHIEDYLRAWAQGRQLPFLLWGDEASGSANQIVVGRANLRGISHDSGDAWIGYRVAENYCGRGLATGAVRHLMDEAYNRLGLRRLLAAVSVANPSSSRVLEKCGFRQAGLIPEAATLKNRTLDCYEYQHCRDWRTSRRPLA; encoded by the coding sequence ATGGATTGCAGATTACTGACTTGGGACGACCTGGACGCCTTGTTTGAATTCGAGCTGACTAACCGGACCTGGTTTGAAGCCCATATTGAACCTCGTCCCGACGGTTTCTACACCCGTCGGGGCGTAGAAGGACATATCGAAGATTATCTCCGGGCATGGGCGCAGGGGCGTCAGCTTCCATTTTTACTGTGGGGCGATGAAGCGTCAGGCTCTGCAAATCAGATTGTAGTGGGGCGCGCCAATTTGCGGGGAATTAGCCATGACAGTGGCGACGCCTGGATAGGCTACCGCGTGGCGGAGAACTATTGCGGGCGCGGCCTGGCCACCGGTGCGGTAAGGCATCTGATGGACGAAGCCTATAACCGGCTGGGACTGCGTCGTCTGCTCGCCGCTGTCTCCGTCGCCAACCCCTCATCGAGCCGGGTATTGGAAAAGTGCGGCTTCCGTCAGGCTGGCCTGATTCCTGAAGCGGCGACTCTCAAGAATCGGACGCTGGACTGTTACGAGTATCAGCACTGCCGTGACTGGCGGACATCCCGGCGACCCCTTGCATGA
- a CDS encoding ABC transporter substrate-binding protein, whose amino-acid sequence MPPPTQRPRFQTLFLLLLLSFPAAADHEVVFYLEDEPIYTSKSVQSPGFLMEVVGEMNKTMKLKVSANFLPWNRAQYMAIKTPNAVIFPLSRTQEREPKYTWICKVFDVPVMFITKEGRPPINDFHTAREMRGIGVIIGTPQEEMLKTEDVPYIALTGKQLYEALAEDQVKAIYTAKPEAILGWKQGEYSQSLQYGQTLQTLPLWIAASKLSPNVKVQEWNDALEQLKTSGIFDKLRKKYFGDDPKLFNAAQGASSPSN is encoded by the coding sequence ATGCCACCACCTACGCAACGCCCGCGTTTTCAGACGCTGTTCCTGCTTTTACTATTGAGTTTCCCCGCGGCGGCGGACCATGAAGTTGTCTTCTACCTTGAGGATGAGCCCATTTACACCAGTAAGTCCGTGCAATCTCCCGGCTTTCTGATGGAAGTGGTGGGAGAAATGAACAAGACCATGAAGCTGAAGGTAAGCGCCAACTTCCTGCCATGGAACCGGGCCCAGTATATGGCCATTAAAACGCCCAACGCCGTTATCTTTCCACTCAGCCGCACTCAGGAAAGAGAGCCCAAGTACACCTGGATCTGCAAAGTGTTCGATGTACCGGTGATGTTCATCACCAAGGAAGGGCGTCCACCCATCAACGACTTTCATACCGCTCGCGAAATGCGGGGAATCGGCGTCATCATCGGCACGCCACAGGAAGAAATGCTCAAAACCGAGGACGTGCCTTACATCGCGCTTACCGGCAAGCAGTTATATGAGGCTTTGGCCGAAGATCAGGTCAAAGCCATCTACACCGCCAAACCTGAAGCTATATTGGGCTGGAAGCAAGGCGAATATTCGCAGAGCCTGCAATATGGGCAAACACTGCAGACGCTGCCCCTATGGATAGCCGCCAGCAAGTTATCCCCTAACGTCAAAGTACAGGAATGGAACGATGCGCTTGAGCAGCTAAAAACGTCAGGCATATTCGACAAGCTGCGAAAGAAGTACTTCGGCGACGACCCGAAACTGTTCAACGCGGCTCAAGGCGCTTCGTCGCCCAGCAACTGA
- the pspF gene encoding phage shock protein operon transcriptional activator: MDGRRQTLIGGSEELHRVLQQVSQVAPLNRPVLVIGERGTGKELIAERLHYLSSRWEQPYLQVNCAAMSESLLESELFGHEAGAFTGATRGRAGLFERADGGTLFLDELATASMQVQEKLLRVIEYGRFERLGGNKTLHVDVRVIAATNADLPSMAQDGRFRGDLLDRLAFDVISLPPLRFRKDDIRELAEHFALKMSIELGYEWFAGFAPEAMAQLMNYHWPGNVRELKNVVERSVYRHGAQEQMLREVVIDPFESPWRPSACASIEEVAPPTEPIIAVQAGRETAGEAENLDMRSRVAQFEQRLISEALAANQFHQKRAADALGLTYHQLRAALRKYPQLLGDEAP; this comes from the coding sequence ATGGATGGTCGACGACAAACACTGATTGGCGGTTCGGAAGAGCTGCATCGCGTGCTGCAGCAGGTATCTCAGGTGGCTCCGCTGAACCGGCCTGTGCTGGTGATCGGTGAGCGCGGAACGGGGAAGGAATTGATTGCGGAGCGTCTGCATTACCTCTCTTCCCGTTGGGAGCAGCCTTATCTGCAAGTGAACTGCGCCGCCATGAGCGAGTCGTTGTTGGAGTCTGAATTGTTCGGTCATGAAGCGGGCGCCTTCACGGGGGCTACGCGGGGCCGGGCGGGGTTGTTTGAAAGGGCGGATGGCGGCACGCTGTTTTTGGACGAATTGGCGACCGCCTCCATGCAGGTGCAGGAAAAGCTGTTGCGGGTGATTGAATATGGCCGTTTTGAACGCCTCGGCGGCAACAAGACGCTGCATGTGGATGTCAGAGTCATCGCCGCCACTAATGCGGACTTGCCCTCTATGGCGCAGGACGGGCGCTTCCGCGGCGACCTGCTGGATCGTCTCGCCTTCGATGTTATCAGCCTGCCCCCGCTACGTTTTCGCAAAGACGATATTCGTGAGCTGGCTGAGCACTTCGCGCTGAAAATGAGTATTGAGCTGGGATATGAGTGGTTTGCGGGTTTCGCTCCCGAAGCCATGGCTCAATTGATGAATTACCACTGGCCGGGCAATGTCCGCGAGCTGAAAAACGTTGTCGAACGCAGCGTCTATCGACATGGCGCCCAGGAACAAATGCTGAGGGAAGTGGTTATCGATCCTTTTGAGAGCCCTTGGCGACCCTCAGCCTGTGCGTCTATCGAAGAAGTTGCACCGCCCACTGAGCCAATAATAGCCGTGCAGGCTGGGCGGGAAACAGCAGGAGAGGCTGAGAACCTGGATATGCGCAGTCGCGTGGCGCAGTTCGAGCAGCGTCTGATTTCCGAAGCGCTCGCCGCCAATCAGTTTCACCAGAAGCGGGCCGCCGACGCGCTGGGGCTGACCTATCATCAGCTGCGCGCCGCATTACGCAAGTATCCTCAGTTGCTGGGCGACGAAGCGCCTTGA
- a CDS encoding GNAT family N-acetyltransferase: MTDISIRTATADDAALILQFITELAIYEKAEHEVKTNAAEIQRSLFGPDSTTHALICSVDGKPVGYAVYFFNYSTWLGKHGIYLEDLYISPECRGCGAGKALLRHIAKIAVARGCGRFEWSVLDWNEPAINFYKSIGAKPMDEWVIYRLTGDALTDFAKG; this comes from the coding sequence ATGACGGATATCAGCATCAGGACCGCCACCGCGGACGACGCCGCGCTCATTCTGCAATTCATCACGGAGCTGGCGATCTATGAGAAAGCGGAGCACGAAGTAAAAACCAATGCGGCAGAGATTCAACGCTCCCTGTTTGGTCCCGACTCCACCACCCACGCCCTGATTTGCTCAGTAGATGGCAAGCCCGTGGGCTATGCGGTTTACTTCTTTAACTATTCCACCTGGCTGGGCAAACACGGCATCTATCTGGAAGACCTGTACATATCTCCTGAATGCCGGGGATGCGGCGCAGGCAAGGCGCTGCTCCGTCACATCGCCAAAATCGCCGTCGCCAGAGGATGCGGCCGCTTTGAGTGGAGCGTCCTGGACTGGAATGAGCCCGCCATCAACTTTTACAAATCCATCGGCGCCAAGCCTATGGACGAATGGGTGATCTACCGTCTGACCGGCGACGCTTTGACAGACTTCGCCAAAGGTTAA
- a CDS encoding TetR/AcrR family transcriptional regulator: protein MALNPQRTEQILEAAKNVFHQSGYARASMDRVAKEAGVSKATLYNHFKSKTVLFQAVVSSASARFIQELSDLQMDERRLEPALRIVAERFLTFLLCPHNLAAIRMILAEIQADPELGEAFYRSGPAVGESAVAHFLEKRMQKGEIPQTDPVRAGRHFMALLRGDLFWRALLGVALPQEEINAHLDSVVKQFMQGVAGMSASHGSADTRNSPASDS from the coding sequence ATGGCACTAAACCCACAACGCACCGAACAGATACTTGAAGCCGCCAAGAATGTTTTTCATCAAAGCGGATACGCCCGCGCCTCCATGGACCGGGTGGCGAAAGAAGCCGGCGTATCCAAGGCGACGCTGTACAATCACTTCAAGAGCAAAACGGTGTTATTTCAGGCCGTGGTGTCCAGCGCCAGCGCCAGATTCATTCAAGAGTTGAGCGACCTGCAGATGGATGAGCGCCGTCTGGAGCCCGCCCTGCGCATCGTCGCAGAGCGCTTTCTCACCTTCCTGCTCTGTCCGCATAATCTGGCGGCCATCCGCATGATCCTGGCGGAGATTCAGGCGGACCCGGAACTGGGGGAAGCCTTTTACAGATCCGGGCCCGCCGTCGGGGAAAGCGCCGTCGCTCATTTCCTGGAAAAGCGCATGCAGAAAGGGGAAATCCCTCAGACAGACCCCGTTCGCGCCGGCCGTCACTTCATGGCGTTACTGCGGGGAGATCTGTTCTGGCGCGCCCTGCTCGGCGTCGCGCTGCCCCAGGAAGAGATCAACGCGCACCTGGACAGCGTCGTCAAACAGTTCATGCAAGGGGTCGCCGGGATGTCCGCCAGTCACGGCAGTGCTGATACTCGTAACAGTCCAGCGTCCGATTCTTGA
- a CDS encoding HlyD family secretion protein, whose protein sequence is MSKKMIRLMLFFSLAGIAGCGYYLWHAGKVSTDDAFVERDVIFLTPRVSGTLVEVLVSDNQKVSAGDLLARIDPKPYEAELQSASARVAMQQASMVKAQADLDAFMARLDARKQDALAQVDVAKAEKQHHESNLARLDAQIAQAQRDVDRYERLAGRKQVSEQALEDAKTNLATLRAERETVKASIDVASSKVAAAHSQQKTVASDERNIAVLKAAIGQSEAALKQAQADEERAGLALQWTEIRASSNGWISRVDKHPGSFVSPQTNFAIEVTGEAWVKANFKETQIGDVKVGDKVSVEVDAYPGVTFSARVESFQPGTGSRFSLLPPENASGNYVKVVQRVPVKIIFDEVPDGVQLWPGMSVIPTVYVSGS, encoded by the coding sequence ATGTCAAAGAAAATGATCCGTTTGATGCTGTTTTTCAGCCTGGCCGGCATTGCTGGTTGCGGCTATTACCTGTGGCATGCCGGCAAGGTCTCAACCGACGATGCGTTTGTCGAGCGCGACGTTATCTTCCTGACGCCCCGGGTTTCCGGCACGTTAGTGGAGGTGTTGGTGAGCGATAACCAGAAAGTGTCGGCGGGAGACCTGCTCGCCCGCATCGATCCCAAACCCTACGAAGCTGAATTGCAAAGCGCATCCGCCCGCGTCGCCATGCAGCAGGCGTCGATGGTGAAGGCGCAGGCGGATCTGGACGCTTTTATGGCGCGTTTGGATGCGCGTAAACAGGATGCTTTGGCCCAAGTGGACGTCGCCAAAGCTGAGAAACAGCATCATGAAAGCAATCTGGCGCGTCTGGATGCGCAAATTGCGCAGGCGCAGCGAGATGTGGATCGCTATGAGCGCCTGGCCGGGCGCAAGCAGGTCTCCGAGCAGGCGCTGGAAGATGCAAAAACCAATCTGGCCACCCTGCGTGCGGAACGGGAGACTGTAAAAGCCTCCATCGACGTTGCCTCCAGCAAGGTGGCGGCTGCCCATTCCCAACAGAAAACCGTCGCTTCCGATGAGCGCAATATAGCGGTTCTGAAAGCGGCTATCGGCCAGAGTGAGGCGGCGCTCAAACAGGCGCAGGCGGATGAAGAGCGCGCCGGTCTGGCTTTGCAATGGACGGAAATCCGCGCGTCCTCCAATGGCTGGATCAGCCGAGTGGATAAGCATCCTGGCAGTTTTGTCAGTCCGCAGACCAACTTCGCCATTGAAGTTACCGGCGAGGCCTGGGTGAAAGCCAACTTCAAAGAGACTCAGATCGGCGATGTGAAAGTGGGCGATAAAGTCAGCGTTGAAGTCGACGCTTATCCTGGCGTCACCTTCAGCGCTCGCGTTGAGTCTTTCCAGCCCGGCACGGGTTCCCGTTTCAGTCTGCTGCCGCCTGAAAACGCCTCTGGCAACTATGTGAAAGTGGTGCAGCGGGTGCCGGTGAAAATCATTTTTGATGAAGTCCCCGACGGGGTGCAGTTGTGGCCGGGCATGTCGGTTATTCCCACCGTCTATGTCAGCGGCTCCTGA
- the pspC gene encoding envelope stress response membrane protein PspC, with protein sequence MSEANKQNGYNRNLYRDPDAGWIAGVCAGLAESYGQPVWLARIIMLSVFIFSGSLGVLLYIAGVVLLAKRPRNSHTPSHGRPLFDYGESASDRARQLKERMRALEMRLQSMERYVTSNRFNVNKELKNL encoded by the coding sequence ATGAGCGAAGCCAACAAGCAAAACGGCTACAACCGCAACCTGTATCGCGACCCTGACGCTGGCTGGATCGCCGGCGTCTGCGCCGGCCTGGCGGAGAGTTACGGACAACCGGTATGGCTGGCGCGCATCATCATGCTGTCGGTCTTCATTTTTAGCGGCAGCCTCGGCGTTCTGCTTTACATCGCAGGGGTAGTCCTGCTGGCAAAACGGCCGCGTAACAGCCATACGCCGAGCCATGGCCGCCCTTTATTTGATTACGGTGAAAGCGCCTCGGATCGCGCCCGACAACTCAAAGAGCGCATGCGCGCGCTGGAAATGCGCCTGCAGTCCATGGAGCGTTATGTGACGTCCAACCGCTTTAACGTTAACAAAGAGCTCAAGAACCTTTAA
- a CDS encoding DNA alkylation repair protein, which produces MQLAAAAIHARLQSLGNETIAAHSLRFFKTGPGEYGAGDQFLGIRMPTLRKLASEFRGVSLSETLRTLQSSYHEERMLALLLLVTLFQKGGPEQKQAVYEAYLANTRLINNWDLVDGSARFIVGPYLEDKDRSQLYTLAASPDLWERRIAVLATYHYITRHDFTDILQLAEILLQDSEDLIQKAVGWMLREVGNRDKTLEETFLLKHYRNMPRTMLRYAIEKFPTEERKQYLQGLR; this is translated from the coding sequence ATGCAACTCGCCGCCGCCGCAATCCACGCCCGTCTGCAAAGTCTCGGCAATGAGACAATTGCCGCGCACTCCCTGCGCTTTTTCAAAACCGGGCCGGGAGAATATGGCGCTGGCGACCAGTTTCTGGGCATCAGGATGCCCACCTTGCGCAAGCTGGCGTCCGAGTTTCGCGGCGTTAGTTTGTCGGAAACCTTGCGGACCCTGCAGTCCTCCTATCATGAAGAACGCATGCTCGCCTTATTATTGCTGGTGACGCTGTTTCAGAAAGGGGGCCCAGAGCAAAAGCAGGCGGTATACGAGGCCTATCTGGCCAACACACGCCTTATCAACAATTGGGATCTGGTGGACGGCTCCGCGCGCTTTATCGTCGGACCATATCTTGAAGATAAAGATCGCAGTCAGCTCTATACACTGGCGGCGTCACCCGATTTGTGGGAACGGCGCATCGCCGTGCTGGCCACTTACCACTACATCACCCGCCATGATTTCACAGACATTCTGCAGCTCGCAGAAATTCTGCTACAGGACAGCGAGGACCTGATCCAGAAAGCCGTTGGCTGGATGCTGCGGGAAGTGGGGAACAGGGATAAAACATTGGAGGAAACATTCCTGCTCAAACATTACCGCAATATGCCTCGCACCATGTTGCGCTACGCCATTGAGAAATTCCCAACGGAGGAGAGAAAGCAATATCTCCAGGGGTTGCGCTAA
- a CDS encoding alkylphosphonate utilization protein yields MSTEQTLHARSESKCELCGATDNLGVYAVPPASDGSADQCILACAVCQGQMDEPDTLEVNHWRCLNDSMWSQVPAVQVVAWRMLKRLSAEPWAQDLSDMLYLDEDTLTWAKATGEGEAKEEAVRHLDSNGAVLEAGDTVTLIKDLDVKGANFTAKRGTAVRGISLVADNPEHIEGRVNGQQIVILTKYVKKSK; encoded by the coding sequence ATGAGTACAGAACAAACATTGCATGCGCGCAGCGAATCAAAATGCGAACTTTGCGGCGCGACGGATAATCTCGGGGTCTATGCGGTGCCGCCGGCTTCCGACGGTTCCGCCGACCAATGCATTCTGGCTTGTGCGGTTTGTCAGGGGCAGATGGATGAGCCGGATACGTTGGAAGTTAATCACTGGCGTTGCCTGAACGACAGCATGTGGAGTCAGGTTCCCGCTGTGCAGGTCGTGGCCTGGCGCATGCTAAAGCGTTTGAGTGCGGAGCCTTGGGCCCAGGATTTGAGCGACATGTTGTATCTGGATGAGGATACGCTGACGTGGGCGAAGGCGACGGGTGAGGGCGAAGCCAAGGAAGAGGCGGTGCGTCACCTGGACAGCAATGGCGCTGTGCTGGAAGCGGGGGATACGGTCACTTTGATCAAAGACCTGGACGTGAAAGGCGCCAACTTCACCGCCAAGCGCGGCACGGCCGTACGTGGCATATCACTGGTGGCGGACAATCCTGAGCATATTGAAGGCCGGGTCAACGGCCAGCAGATCGTGATTCTTACCAAATACGTAAAGAAATCCAAATAA
- a CDS encoding SMI1/KNR4 family protein, with protein sequence MTISFKKQLNDNLEKLINKHLIREYAGLDEKEIHNLEEYACGKLPQIYKEFLITCGKEPSGYFKEVSIDLYPDLLELKDVFDEANSEAKSPVTLESDVFLIGEYSGEQFWYFKLSDGNDPAVYFLSIWDNHTYKEDEHLSNFLLSISGVRT encoded by the coding sequence ATGACTATCAGCTTCAAAAAGCAACTCAATGATAATTTGGAAAAACTGATAAACAAGCATTTAATAAGAGAATATGCCGGCTTAGATGAGAAAGAAATTCATAACCTAGAAGAATATGCTTGCGGAAAACTTCCACAAATTTATAAAGAATTCCTTATAACTTGCGGAAAGGAGCCATCCGGCTATTTCAAGGAAGTTTCCATTGATCTGTACCCTGACTTATTAGAACTCAAAGATGTATTTGACGAAGCTAACTCAGAAGCAAAATCCCCTGTGACGCTAGAAAGCGACGTATTTCTTATTGGCGAATACTCCGGCGAGCAATTCTGGTATTTCAAATTGAGCGATGGTAACGACCCTGCTGTATACTTTTTATCAATATGGGACAACCATACATACAAAGAAGATGAGCATCTATCAAACTTCCTGCTATCGATTTCTGGTGTAAGAACATAG
- the pspB gene encoding envelope stress response membrane protein PspB, translating into MSSIMVFFFVPTVIFLSLVAPIWLILHYRTKSKIRRSLSEDERDLLESALKTAVRLEQRINALETILDADHGGWRTYDNRHDRPQHH; encoded by the coding sequence ATGTCGTCCATTATGGTTTTCTTTTTCGTGCCGACGGTGATCTTTCTCAGTCTCGTCGCCCCGATCTGGCTGATCCTGCATTACCGCACAAAAAGCAAGATCCGCCGCAGCCTGTCCGAGGATGAGCGCGACTTGCTGGAAAGCGCGTTAAAAACGGCGGTGCGCCTGGAGCAGCGCATCAACGCGCTGGAAACGATTTTAGATGCGGATCATGGCGGCTGGCGCACCTACGACAACCGTCATGATCGTCCGCAGCACCATTAA
- a CDS encoding cupin encodes MKVIRSKAFTADRAWGALDIANMSGVTCRLHWTDQPYKWHVNDGEEVFAVLDGIVDMHYKDQGKVKIATLQCGDIFYATVGTEHVAHPIGAARILVIEKEGSV; translated from the coding sequence ATGAAAGTCATCCGTAGCAAAGCGTTCACTGCGGACCGCGCCTGGGGCGCGCTCGACATCGCCAATATGAGCGGCGTCACCTGCCGCCTGCACTGGACGGATCAGCCGTACAAGTGGCATGTTAATGATGGCGAAGAAGTTTTCGCCGTATTGGACGGAATAGTGGATATGCATTACAAGGACCAGGGAAAGGTTAAAATCGCCACACTGCAATGCGGCGACATATTCTACGCCACAGTCGGAACCGAACATGTCGCACATCCCATCGGAGCCGCCAGAATTCTGGTCATAGAAAAAGAGGGCTCCGTATAA